The following coding sequences lie in one Crassostrea angulata isolate pt1a10 chromosome 10, ASM2561291v2, whole genome shotgun sequence genomic window:
- the LOC128165036 gene encoding mucin-5AC-like codes for MFLILLCLTITSVSSSWTNQDVAININHPFAYIGDGGIRIRCEAIGTKIRKAEWMTILLEGHFYERPLVNMVRTPNNSHTFEWGDEFNVTDLQQRMTVNGSLEGLPSLVLDIYSAKIEDGGRYTCNYGGLDANNHMLEFHESEDFFVQYHIIQSNITGALSLNKDVVITINMLSAYIGESGLRVRCESPGNVIKKPEWISIMIEGHMYQRPMAYMFKALNSTKSTFEWSEEFNITDLDNRIAYSGDLQSHNSYMELEFKEIKCEDGGRYTCLFNGLNSNGNVTQYISSGDFVVKSLNGKPSIKDNKGQLIPNNTVYHINPGKNLYFNCEGITGKPKIPIIWTESNGTTERVLKGEDGVTPEMDNIPNDDLCRFHSTVHLYFTMPNTSIPVTLACKIAFAITQIQLVPTGYHTQAPHITQKPTTSQPTSTTPTTSTLKRTTTITTTIMPPSTKTTRPQTTILATTTTTTTQTTSTTSPPTTTAPTTIMTNPTTTSTTTTSPTTTNPTTTTNPTTTPATTTTVPTTTAPKTQPTTNNPTTTITNPTTTTYPTTTPITTTTIPTTTAPTTPPTTSSLTTTTNPTTSNTQTTNSPTTTKTTTTTKPTTNTTSPSTIKNSSQTTLTSTPTKASQKVPSKSQTNTSTSVTNKLPTLIHTTDPTTPLKLVPGSNPAASISHASNSTHHKMRDFEGKAPLLNILSAKSKK; via the exons ATGTTTTTGATTCTACTTTGTTTGACCATAACGTCTGTGTCCAGTAGCTGGACAAACCAGG ATGTTGCCATCAACATCAACCATCCATTTGCCTACATTGGTGACGGTGGAATCAGAATACGATGTGAGGCAATTGGCACAAAAATCAGAAAGGCAGAGTGGATGACGATTCTACTGGAGGGACATTTCTACGAGAGACCTTTGGTTAACATGGTGAGGACCCCAAACAATAGCCACACCTTTGAGTGGGGGGATGAGTTCAATGTCACCGATCTACAACAGAGGATGACGGTGAACGGAAGCTTGGAGGGTCTTCCGTCCTTGGTATTGGACATTTATTCCGCTAAAATTGAAGATGGTGGAAGATATACGTGTAATTATGGAGGTTTGGATGCCAACAACCATATGCTAGAGTTTCACGAATCGGAGGATTTCTTTGTACAGT accATATAATTCAAAGCAATATAACTGGTGCTCTATCATTAAACAAAG ATGTGGTTATTACCATAAACATGCTATCGGCTTACATTGGTGAATCTGGGCTTCGTGTAAGATGCGAATCGCCAGGCAATGTGATCAAAAAGCCAGAATGGATATCAATAATGATCGAGGGTCACATGTACCAGCGACCAATGGCCTACATGTTCAAAGCTCTAAACAGCACAAAAAGCACGTTCGAATGGAGCGAAGAATTCAACATTACGGATCTAGATAATCGAATTGCCTATTCAGGAGATTTGCAGAGTCACAACTCCTACATGGAACTAgagtttaaagaaataaaatgtgagGACGGCGGTCGCTACACGTGCCTATTCAACGGTTTGAACTCGAATGGAAACGTGACCCAATATATCAGCTCAGGCGATTTTGTAGTCAAAT CCTTAAATGGAAAACCATCAATTAAGGACAACAAAGGCCAACTAATTCCCAATAACACTGTATACCATATAAATCCGGGTAAAAACCTTTATTTCAACTGTGAAGGGATAACTGGAAAACCAAAGATACCCATCATATGGACAGAATCCAACGGAACAACTGAAAGAGTGTTAAAGGGGGAAGATGGGGTGACACCAG AGATGGATAACATTCCTAATGATGATCTCTGCAGATTTCATTCCACAGTCCATCTGTATTTCACAATGCCTAATACTAGTATTCCCGTAACACTCGCTTGCAAAATAGCGTTTGCAATAACTCAGATTCAATTAGTGCCAACGGGTTATCATACCCAAGCACCTCATATCACCCAAAAACCAACAACATCACAACCTACGTCCACTACACCAACAACTTCAACACTTAAAAGAACGACAACAATAACAACCACAATAATGCCACCTTCTACAAAAACAACAAGACCTCAAACAACAATTTTggccacaacaacaacaactactACTCAAACAACATCAACGACTTCTCCACCAACAACGACTGCTCCAACAACAATAATGACTAATCCAACAACAACATCAACAACTACTACTTCTCCAACAACGACTAATCCAACAACTACGACTAATCCAACAACAACACCAGCAACGACTACTACAGTTCCAACAACTACTGCTCCAAAAACACAACCAACAACTAACAATCCAACAACAACCATAACTAATCCAACAACTACGACTTATCCAACAACAACACCAATAACGACTACTACAATTCCAACAACTACTGCTCCAACAACACCACCAACAACTTCCTCTCTAACAACAACCACCAATCCAACAACATCGAACACTCAAACAACGAATtctccaacaacaacaaagacaACAACCACTACAAAACCAACAACAAACACTACTTCTCCATCAACAATAAAGAATTCTTCACAGACAACACTGACATCTACACCAACAAAAGCATCTCAGAAGGTTCCATCAAAATCCCAAACAAATACTTCAACATCAGTTACTAACAAACTTCCAACTCTGATACATACAACAGACCCGACAACCCCGTTAAAATTGGTCCCAGGCAGCAACCCAGCTGCATCAATATCCCATGCATCAAATTCCACCCATCATAAAATGAGAGACTTTGAAGGAAAAGCACCTTTACTGAACATACTGTCAGCCAAGTCAAAGAAGTAA